A stretch of Anaeromyxobacter dehalogenans 2CP-1 DNA encodes these proteins:
- a CDS encoding amidase yields the protein MALDDDVLFSGVAALSRRIQARELSPVELAEAYLARIDALGPALGCFVTVTRDRALADARAAEADLVAGRWRGPLHGVPYGLKDLVDTAGIRTTFGARPYADRAPERDATVARRLAEAGGVLLGKLSMIELAGGLGYHTGEAALNGPCRTPWDPTRWAGGSSSGAGAAVAAGLVPFAIGSETWGSITCPAAFCGVTGLRPTYGVLSRAGAMALSYTLDKLGPMARTAEDCALVLGVLSGVDPRDPTSIAPPPGLGNGKVRGGIPRGLRVAVLGFPEKPAVAPGARAAYEAAQAVLRDAGAILTPAALPDLPYEPLASFFIEAEAATAFEELIRSGRTRELADRSHATRKPDDYLPKGNPSDYVRAMRVRGEVQRALAGFFARYDLVLAPNLPYPPPRVTENFDAMFAFPDLLGAAGNLAGLPAVALPMGLVDGLPVSMQLVGAPLEEARVLAAAAVFQSRTDHHLARPKLARPSPPSARAGGHLSGPVTIR from the coding sequence ATGGCCCTCGACGACGACGTCCTGTTCTCCGGCGTGGCGGCGCTCTCGCGCCGCATCCAGGCGCGCGAGCTCTCCCCGGTGGAGCTCGCCGAGGCGTACCTCGCGCGCATCGACGCGCTCGGCCCTGCGCTGGGCTGCTTCGTGACCGTGACCCGCGATCGCGCGCTCGCCGACGCGCGCGCCGCCGAGGCCGACCTCGTCGCCGGCCGCTGGCGCGGGCCGCTCCACGGCGTCCCCTACGGCCTGAAGGACCTGGTGGACACCGCCGGGATCCGGACGACGTTCGGCGCGCGCCCGTACGCGGACCGGGCGCCCGAGCGCGACGCGACCGTCGCCCGGCGGCTCGCCGAGGCGGGCGGCGTGCTGCTCGGGAAGCTGTCCATGATCGAGCTGGCCGGCGGCCTCGGCTACCACACCGGCGAGGCGGCGCTGAACGGGCCCTGCCGCACGCCCTGGGATCCGACGCGCTGGGCGGGCGGCTCGTCCTCCGGGGCGGGCGCCGCCGTGGCCGCCGGGCTGGTGCCGTTCGCGATCGGCTCGGAGACCTGGGGCTCCATCACCTGTCCGGCCGCGTTCTGCGGCGTCACCGGCCTGCGTCCCACGTACGGCGTGCTCTCCCGCGCCGGCGCCATGGCGCTCTCGTACACGCTCGACAAGCTCGGCCCCATGGCGCGGACCGCGGAGGACTGCGCGCTCGTGCTCGGCGTGCTCTCCGGCGTCGACCCGCGCGACCCGACCTCGATCGCGCCGCCGCCGGGGCTCGGCAACGGCAAGGTCCGGGGCGGGATCCCGCGCGGCCTGCGCGTCGCGGTGCTCGGGTTCCCGGAGAAGCCGGCGGTCGCGCCCGGCGCGCGCGCCGCGTACGAGGCGGCACAGGCGGTGCTGCGCGACGCCGGCGCCATCCTCACCCCGGCGGCGCTGCCCGACCTGCCCTACGAGCCGCTCGCGTCGTTCTTCATCGAGGCGGAGGCGGCCACCGCGTTCGAGGAGCTGATCCGCTCCGGCCGCACCCGCGAGCTCGCCGACCGCTCCCACGCCACCCGCAAGCCGGACGACTACCTGCCGAAGGGCAACCCGTCCGACTACGTCCGCGCCATGCGCGTGCGCGGCGAGGTGCAGCGCGCGCTGGCCGGCTTCTTCGCGCGGTACGATCTCGTGCTCGCGCCGAACCTCCCGTACCCGCCGCCGCGCGTGACCGAGAACTTCGACGCGATGTTCGCGTTCCCGGACCTCCTCGGCGCGGCCGGCAACCTGGCCGGCCTGCCGGCGGTGGCGCTGCCCATGGGCCTCGTGGACGGGCTGCCGGTGTCGATGCAGCTCGTGGGCGCGCCGCTGGAGGAGGCGCGCGTGCTGGCCGCCGCGGCGGTGTTCCAGTCGCGCACGGACCACCACCTGGCCCGGCCGAAGCTGGCCCGCCCGTCCCCGCCGTCCGCCCGCGCCGGCGGGCATCTCTCCGGCCCGGTGACCATCCGATGA
- the rmuC gene encoding DNA recombination protein RmuC yields MNALVPILVAALAVAAAVAALVALVPPRVAATVRALLADRLDAVERAQERLERTLREELGRGRAEAAQGTQRLREEVRASLGESLGRMGEATERRLDALRATVEQRLKVLQEENGARLEQMRATVDEKLQGTLEKRLGESFRLVSERLEAVQRGLGEMQTLANGVGDLKRVLANVKVRGTFGEVQLEALLEQLLAPEQLAKNVATRPGSGERVEFAIRLPGHDGARTEVLLPIDAKFPIEDYQRLVDASERGDAARVEEVSRALEVRVRGCARDIHDKYIAPPGTTDFALLYLPTEGLYAEVVRRPGLTEALQRDLQVVVAGPTTLAALLNSLQMGFRTLAIQKRSSEVWQVLGAVKTEFGKFGQVIEKVDRKLQEASTTLGTVATRSRAIQRRLRDVEALPAVDAAAHLPAIDPALEPVEDDVPA; encoded by the coding sequence ATGAACGCCCTCGTCCCGATCCTCGTCGCCGCGCTCGCGGTCGCCGCCGCGGTGGCGGCGCTGGTGGCGCTGGTGCCGCCGCGCGTGGCCGCGACGGTGCGCGCGCTGCTCGCCGACCGGCTCGACGCGGTCGAGCGCGCGCAGGAGCGGCTGGAGCGGACGCTGCGCGAGGAGCTGGGGCGCGGGCGCGCCGAGGCGGCGCAGGGGACGCAGCGGCTCCGCGAGGAGGTCCGCGCCTCGCTGGGCGAGTCGCTCGGCCGGATGGGCGAGGCCACCGAGCGCCGGCTCGACGCGCTGCGCGCCACGGTGGAGCAGCGGCTGAAGGTGCTGCAGGAGGAGAACGGCGCGCGCCTCGAGCAGATGCGCGCCACCGTGGACGAGAAGCTGCAGGGCACGCTCGAGAAGCGCCTGGGCGAGTCGTTCCGGCTGGTGAGCGAGCGCCTCGAGGCGGTGCAGCGCGGCCTGGGCGAGATGCAGACGCTCGCGAACGGGGTGGGCGACCTGAAGCGCGTGCTCGCGAACGTGAAGGTGCGCGGCACGTTCGGCGAGGTGCAGCTCGAGGCGCTGCTCGAGCAGCTCCTCGCGCCGGAGCAGCTCGCGAAGAACGTCGCTACGCGCCCCGGCTCGGGGGAGCGGGTCGAGTTCGCGATCCGGCTCCCCGGCCACGACGGGGCGCGCACCGAGGTGCTGCTGCCCATCGACGCGAAGTTCCCCATCGAGGACTACCAGCGCCTGGTGGACGCGTCGGAGCGCGGCGACGCCGCCCGCGTCGAGGAGGTGAGCCGCGCGCTGGAGGTGCGCGTCCGCGGCTGCGCCCGCGACATCCACGACAAGTACATCGCGCCGCCCGGCACCACCGACTTCGCGCTGCTGTACCTGCCCACCGAGGGGCTCTACGCCGAGGTGGTCCGCCGCCCCGGCCTCACCGAGGCGCTGCAGCGCGACCTCCAGGTGGTGGTGGCCGGGCCGACCACGCTCGCCGCGCTGCTCAACAGCCTGCAGATGGGCTTCCGCACGCTCGCCATCCAGAAGCGCTCGAGCGAGGTGTGGCAGGTGCTCGGCGCGGTGAAGACCGAGTTCGGCAAGTTCGGGCAGGTGATCGAGAAGGTGGACCGGAAGCTCCAGGAGGCCTCCACCACGCTCGGCACGGTCGCGACGCGCAGCCGCGCCATCCAGCGGCGGCTCCGCGACGTGGAGGCGCTCCCGGCCGTCGACGCCGCGGCGCACCTGCCCGCGATCGACCCCGCGCTCGAGCCGGTGGAGGACGACGTGCCGGCGTAG
- a CDS encoding helix-turn-helix transcriptional regulator, with translation MPAASTPRLIRTLGHALVRGRSARIRVADGLPAGAAPHGPVDVLALAFDGAWRVAARERPATLRVLALDRIAAARATCRRAGPPPPDFDPLDFTRCAWLDGSGPARTVTVRLPAALAPLAPALLPGARCVPGSGDGAVLCHVRTSRPDLLSALTASLGAGPALDCESMPTATTRPPAARTSAQARLLGLATFILAQPGPVSRRRIYEAFPDDYAGSADAKEKKFSRDKRDLERLGFVLDREDVPGGDDQVGYFIDPRASALPPLELAPEEAAVVWTAGVSALRASDHPLRDELESALRKLLVGAKGLPPRAAAVEELAADGAPASGALLDKLVDAWERRRTVTLEYLRIATGEVVRRDVDVYGWGRRRGEWIFAGHCHLRDAERVFYLSRVRALKVNARRRDPYRIPATFDVRRWTRQQIWDYDVHPPREAVIRFRGSLARVAGQLLPAARLRPDAEGGRVARLEVRNLRGLVRQALAWGPEAELLEPAEGRAMAREMLATLAAALDGRSP, from the coding sequence ATGCCGGCCGCGTCCACGCCGCGCCTGATACGCACCCTCGGTCACGCGCTCGTCCGCGGACGCTCCGCGCGGATCCGCGTCGCGGACGGGCTGCCCGCCGGCGCGGCGCCGCACGGGCCGGTGGACGTGCTCGCGCTCGCGTTCGACGGTGCGTGGCGCGTGGCCGCCCGGGAGCGCCCCGCCACGCTGCGCGTCCTCGCGCTCGACCGCATCGCCGCAGCCCGCGCGACCTGCCGCCGCGCCGGCCCACCGCCGCCGGACTTCGACCCGCTCGACTTCACGCGCTGCGCCTGGCTCGACGGGAGCGGCCCGGCCCGCACCGTCACCGTGCGGCTCCCCGCCGCGCTCGCCCCGCTCGCGCCGGCGCTGCTGCCCGGCGCCCGCTGCGTCCCCGGATCCGGGGACGGTGCCGTGCTCTGCCACGTGCGCACCTCGCGCCCGGACCTGCTCTCGGCGCTCACCGCCTCCCTCGGCGCCGGCCCCGCGCTAGACTGCGAGTCCATGCCGACCGCAACGACCCGGCCGCCCGCGGCCCGGACGAGCGCCCAGGCCCGGCTGCTCGGCCTCGCCACCTTCATCCTGGCGCAGCCCGGCCCGGTGTCGCGCCGGCGCATCTACGAGGCGTTCCCGGACGACTACGCCGGGAGCGCCGACGCGAAGGAGAAGAAGTTCTCGCGCGACAAGCGCGACCTCGAGCGGCTCGGCTTCGTGCTCGACCGCGAGGACGTGCCGGGCGGCGACGACCAGGTCGGCTACTTCATCGACCCGCGCGCCTCGGCGCTGCCGCCGCTGGAGCTCGCGCCGGAGGAGGCCGCGGTGGTGTGGACCGCGGGCGTGTCGGCGCTGCGCGCCTCGGATCACCCGCTACGCGACGAGCTGGAGAGCGCGCTGCGCAAGCTCCTGGTGGGCGCGAAGGGGCTCCCGCCGCGCGCCGCGGCCGTGGAGGAGCTGGCGGCGGACGGCGCGCCGGCCTCGGGCGCGCTGCTCGACAAGCTGGTGGACGCGTGGGAGCGCCGCCGCACCGTGACGCTCGAGTACCTGCGCATCGCCACCGGCGAGGTGGTCCGGCGCGACGTGGACGTGTACGGCTGGGGCCGCCGCCGGGGCGAGTGGATCTTCGCCGGCCACTGCCACCTGCGCGACGCCGAGCGCGTGTTCTACCTCTCGCGCGTGCGCGCGCTGAAGGTGAACGCGCGCCGGCGCGACCCGTACCGGATCCCGGCGACCTTCGACGTCCGGCGCTGGACCCGCCAGCAGATCTGGGACTACGACGTCCACCCGCCGCGCGAGGCGGTGATCCGCTTCCGCGGCTCGCTGGCGCGCGTGGCCGGCCAGCTCCTGCCCGCGGCGCGGCTGCGCCCCGACGCGGAGGGTGGGCGGGTGGCGCGGCTCGAGGTGCGGAACCTGCGCGGCCTGGTGCGCCAGGCGCTGGCCTGGGGTCCCGAGGCGGAGCTGCTCGAGCCGGCCGAGGGCCGGGCCATGGCGCGCGAGATGCTCGCCACGCTCGCCGCCGCGCTGGACGGGAGGTCGCCGTGA
- a CDS encoding WYL domain-containing protein, with protein MSEPYLRSLRRLLLLVPVAVRAARQGRGVPLDRAVEVTGARSVAELAADVESIRSLWVDPERAEDLVSLYVEDGEVHLVYAHELGRPVALSLSEGAVLLAALAPFEETAGKPVREASRKLRKAIPEPLRPEAEQLVRGLDVVLAPTGPWAGALEQAIAARVEVVLDYRAVGDGAVARRTVEPRALFHRDGQWYLAAWNVEKAHEHLYRLDRIAAVTTGARVFGPHRVSLARYAGRLYFESGAEREVTLRLTGVAARVARSNPALRIRERDDGSVSLAQRVTPGNYLAGAVLGWGGEATVEGPPDVREALRARVAELAARYAG; from the coding sequence GTGAGCGAGCCGTATCTCAGGTCGCTCCGGCGGCTGCTCCTGCTGGTCCCGGTGGCGGTGCGCGCCGCGCGGCAGGGGCGCGGCGTCCCGCTCGATCGCGCCGTCGAGGTGACCGGCGCGCGCAGCGTGGCCGAGCTGGCCGCGGACGTCGAGAGCATCCGCTCGCTGTGGGTCGATCCGGAGCGCGCCGAGGACCTGGTCTCGCTGTACGTCGAGGACGGCGAGGTTCACCTCGTGTACGCGCACGAGCTGGGCCGGCCGGTGGCGCTGTCGCTCTCCGAGGGCGCGGTGCTGCTCGCCGCGCTCGCGCCGTTCGAGGAGACCGCCGGCAAGCCGGTGCGCGAGGCCAGCCGCAAGCTGCGCAAGGCCATCCCCGAGCCGCTCCGCCCCGAGGCCGAGCAGCTGGTGCGCGGCCTCGACGTGGTGCTCGCGCCCACCGGGCCCTGGGCCGGCGCGCTCGAGCAGGCCATCGCCGCGCGCGTCGAGGTGGTGCTCGACTACCGCGCGGTCGGCGACGGGGCGGTGGCGCGCCGCACGGTGGAGCCGCGCGCGCTGTTCCACCGCGACGGCCAGTGGTACCTGGCCGCCTGGAACGTGGAGAAGGCGCACGAGCACCTGTACCGGCTCGACCGGATCGCCGCGGTGACCACCGGGGCGCGGGTCTTCGGCCCGCACCGCGTCTCCCTGGCCCGCTACGCGGGGCGGCTCTACTTCGAGTCCGGCGCGGAGCGCGAGGTGACGCTCCGGCTCACCGGCGTGGCGGCCCGGGTGGCGCGCTCGAACCCGGCGCTGCGCATCCGCGAGCGCGACGACGGCTCGGTGTCGCTCGCGCAGCGGGTCACGCCCGGCAACTACCTCGCCGGCGCGGTGCTGGGCTGGGGCGGCGAGGCGACCGTGGAGGGCCCGCCGGACGTCCGCGAGGCGCTCCGGGCGCGGGTGGCCGAGCTGGCGGCGCGCTACGCCGGCTAG
- a CDS encoding lysophospholipid acyltransferase family protein, which translates to MPQLSRSLYVPIAAVGYVFVLLILALALPIQAVLLALTVAFDRNRVVAGRFLRFVGVAITKTFPPWRLKLEGRWPGAGPYVVVANHQSMLDILLLSRMPREMKWVAKEELFKIPWVGTMLRMTGDIPVRRGDAESGGEALGKAKGYLARGMNVMMFPEGTRSAKGRMLPFKSGAFRLAIEAGVPVLPVAVSGTAHGMPKGGPWVRPCRGTARILAPVSVEGLKPEDAPKLRDLVRARIEEALATLPPA; encoded by the coding sequence GTGCCCCAGCTCTCGCGCTCCCTCTACGTGCCGATCGCCGCCGTCGGCTACGTCTTCGTCCTCCTGATCCTCGCCCTGGCGCTGCCGATCCAGGCGGTGCTCCTCGCGCTCACCGTCGCGTTCGACCGGAACCGCGTGGTGGCCGGCCGCTTCCTGCGCTTCGTGGGCGTCGCCATCACCAAGACGTTCCCGCCCTGGCGGCTCAAGCTCGAGGGCCGCTGGCCCGGTGCCGGCCCGTACGTGGTGGTCGCGAACCACCAGTCGATGCTCGACATCCTGCTGCTCTCGCGGATGCCGCGGGAGATGAAGTGGGTCGCCAAGGAGGAGCTGTTCAAGATCCCCTGGGTCGGCACCATGCTGCGCATGACGGGCGACATCCCGGTGCGCCGCGGCGACGCGGAGAGCGGCGGCGAGGCGCTCGGCAAGGCGAAGGGCTACCTCGCGCGCGGCATGAACGTGATGATGTTCCCGGAGGGCACGCGCAGCGCCAAGGGGCGCATGCTCCCGTTCAAGTCCGGCGCGTTCCGCCTGGCCATCGAGGCGGGCGTCCCGGTGCTGCCGGTGGCGGTGTCCGGCACGGCGCACGGCATGCCGAAGGGCGGCCCGTGGGTGCGCCCCTGCCGCGGGACCGCGCGGATCCTCGCGCCGGTGAGCGTCGAGGGCCTGAAGCCGGAGGACGCGCCGAAGCTCCGCGACCTGGTGCGCGCGCGGATCGAGGAGGCGCTGGCGACGCTGCCGCCGGCCTAG
- a CDS encoding DNA-formamidopyrimidine glycosylase family protein: MPELPDIEVYVEALAARVLGQPLERIRLGNPFLLRSADPPLAEAEGRRVAAVRRQGKRLVLALDGDLHLALHLMIAGRLHWKDPGARLPGKAGLAAFDFPNGTLVLTEAGTKRRAALHLVRGAAALAALDRGGIEPLDVDLAAFAAALRRENHTLKRALTDPSLFSGIGNAYSDEILHRARLSPVALTSRLGDAEVARLFEATREVLTGWTARLREEAGSGFPEGVTAFREGMAVHGRHRQPCPVCGTAVQRIVRAENEVNYCPRCQTGGQILSDRSLARLLKHDWPRTVDELERNPALGLRPAPGPAGPRSRGPPRRSSR, encoded by the coding sequence GTGCCGGAGCTGCCGGACATCGAGGTGTACGTCGAGGCGCTCGCGGCGCGGGTGCTGGGTCAGCCGCTGGAGCGCATCCGGCTGGGGAACCCCTTCCTGCTCCGCTCCGCAGACCCGCCGCTCGCGGAGGCGGAGGGGCGGCGCGTCGCCGCGGTGCGCCGGCAGGGCAAGCGCCTCGTCCTGGCGCTCGACGGCGACCTCCACCTGGCGCTGCACCTCATGATCGCGGGCCGGCTGCACTGGAAGGACCCCGGCGCGCGGCTCCCGGGGAAGGCGGGGCTGGCGGCGTTCGACTTCCCCAACGGCACGCTGGTCCTCACCGAGGCCGGCACGAAGCGGCGCGCCGCGCTCCACCTGGTGCGCGGCGCCGCGGCGCTCGCCGCGCTGGACCGCGGCGGCATCGAGCCGCTCGACGTGGACCTCGCCGCGTTCGCCGCCGCGCTCCGGCGCGAGAACCACACGCTGAAGCGCGCGCTGACGGATCCCTCGCTCTTCTCCGGCATCGGCAACGCCTACTCGGACGAGATCCTGCACCGGGCCCGCCTGTCGCCGGTCGCGCTGACGTCGCGGCTCGGCGACGCAGAGGTGGCGCGCCTGTTCGAGGCCACGCGCGAGGTGCTGACCGGCTGGACGGCGCGGCTCCGCGAGGAGGCGGGGAGCGGCTTCCCCGAGGGCGTCACCGCGTTCCGCGAGGGAATGGCCGTGCACGGACGGCACCGCCAGCCGTGCCCGGTGTGCGGCACCGCGGTGCAGCGGATCGTGCGCGCGGAGAACGAGGTGAACTACTGCCCGCGCTGCCAGACCGGCGGGCAGATCCTCTCGGACCGCTCCCTCGCCCGCCTGCTGAAGCACGACTGGCCACGGACGGTGGACGAGCTGGAGCGCAACCCGGCGCTCGGCCTCCGGCCCGCGCCGGGGCCGGCCGGGCCGCGATCCAGGGGGCCGCCGCGCCGTTCGTCGCGCTGA